In Halogeometricum sp. S1BR25-6, a single genomic region encodes these proteins:
- a CDS encoding non-histone chromosomal MC1 family protein: protein MVREDGKRNFVLREEDGSESSVFSGSMPRQAALKAARRLEPRESEDEAKEHATEIHLREKGTDKVHIFHAWAWVDDAPGDKPDWMEGDITKGNVSKQGIEHLDE from the coding sequence ATGGTACGCGAGGACGGTAAGCGGAACTTCGTGCTGCGGGAGGAGGACGGTTCGGAGTCGAGTGTCTTCTCCGGAAGCATGCCCCGCCAAGCCGCCCTGAAGGCCGCCCGACGTCTCGAACCGCGCGAGTCGGAGGACGAAGCCAAAGAACACGCCACAGAGATCCATCTCCGCGAGAAAGGCACCGACAAGGTGCACATCTTTCACGCGTGGGCGTGGGTCGACGACGCTCCCGGGGACAAGCCCGACTGGATGGAGGGCGACATCACGAAAGGGAACGTCTCGAAGCAGGGTATCGAACACCTCGACGAGTAA
- a CDS encoding quinone-dependent dihydroorotate dehydrogenase — translation MRTLYRALKPALFSLPPETAHGLVHRGLRTAQHTSLADAFAARYRVDDDRLRTEAFDCSFENPVGVAAGFDKNAEVPDVLGNLGFGHVEVGGVTAEPQDGNPRPRMFRLREDRGIVNRMGLNNEGADAVGDRLAAGPDPDVTVGVNLALSESADAEDAPADYRYTYERVGEHADYVAVNVSCPNSEGFRDLQNRESLEAILGELVDAGASPLLVKLSPDLPDPAVEDALAVVDEYGLDGVVATNTTTDRPAGLRSPNRAERGGLSGAPIEDRATEMVRFVAERTDVPVVGVGGVSSAEGAYAKIRAGASLVQLYTGLVFEGPTLARDINEGLLELLDRDGFDSIDEAVGADL, via the coding sequence ATGCGAACCCTCTACCGAGCACTGAAACCCGCACTCTTCTCGTTGCCGCCGGAGACGGCGCACGGACTCGTCCACCGCGGCCTCCGGACCGCACAGCACACCTCGCTGGCCGACGCGTTCGCCGCCCGGTACCGCGTCGACGACGACAGACTCCGAACCGAGGCGTTCGACTGCTCCTTCGAGAACCCCGTCGGCGTCGCCGCCGGGTTCGACAAGAACGCGGAGGTGCCCGACGTCCTCGGTAACCTCGGCTTCGGCCACGTCGAAGTGGGTGGCGTGACCGCCGAACCGCAGGACGGCAACCCGCGTCCCCGGATGTTCCGCCTCCGCGAGGACCGCGGCATCGTCAACCGCATGGGCCTGAACAACGAGGGCGCCGACGCCGTCGGCGACCGACTCGCGGCCGGACCGGACCCGGACGTCACCGTAGGCGTCAATCTCGCCCTCTCGGAGTCGGCGGACGCCGAGGACGCCCCCGCGGACTACCGCTACACCTACGAACGGGTCGGCGAGCACGCCGACTACGTCGCGGTCAACGTCTCCTGTCCGAACAGCGAGGGCTTCCGCGACCTGCAGAACCGTGAGTCGCTCGAAGCCATCCTCGGCGAACTCGTCGACGCGGGCGCCTCCCCCCTCCTCGTGAAACTCTCCCCGGACCTTCCGGACCCCGCCGTCGAGGACGCCCTCGCCGTCGTCGACGAGTACGGCCTCGACGGCGTCGTCGCCACGAACACGACCACCGACCGCCCCGCGGGACTGCGCAGTCCGAACCGCGCCGAACGCGGCGGCCTCTCCGGCGCCCCCATCGAGGACCGGGCGACCGAGATGGTCCGCTTCGTCGCCGAACGGACGGACGTGCCCGTCGTCGGCGTCGGCGGCGTCTCCTCGGCCGAGGGCGCCTACGCGAAGATTCGCGCCGGGGCGAGTCTCGTCCAGTTGTACACCGGCCTCGTCTTCGAGGGGCCGACGCTCGCGCGCGACATCAACGAGGGACTCCTCGAGTTACTCGACCGCGACGGCTTCGACTCGATAGACGAAGCGGTCGGCGCGGACCTGTAG
- a CDS encoding SGNH/GDSL hydrolase family protein, with protein MINRREFTKAVGAAVGTAALGTGAVAATGSDSDSKWNGRTDGTGDGHFVGAWSAAPAPPAESGLSEEGFENRTVRQMVNPSVGGSVARIRLTNRYGEDPVTFEKVTVADRDGGASVVPGSTETVTFGGEESVFLPAGAAVYSDPVEFDVSADEDVAVSFYAVDATGPATRHPLALKQTYSALGNYTEASDGDAFEEAATSWFFLKGVDVRADEEVGTVVALGDSITDGFASTPGADHRYPDYLARRFVANGVERSVVNAGISGNRVLYDSVSGTGFGNNALARLDHDVLAQPGVTEVILLEGINDIGQYPPAVGADRIIFGLKQIARQLHAHDIDVYAGTLTPTQGASYEEDYDSAEAEAQRQAVNEFIRTTDAFDGVVDFDAALRDPDHPERMLPKYDSGDNLHPGDAGYRAMAEAVDLSLFEDGGKGESGREGEAEDGTESEESDGTTASETESNRNSMSTRTAPPAE; from the coding sequence ATGATTAATCGCAGAGAATTTACCAAGGCGGTCGGCGCGGCCGTCGGGACGGCCGCTCTCGGAACGGGTGCCGTCGCGGCGACGGGGTCGGACTCGGACTCGAAGTGGAACGGTCGGACGGACGGGACGGGAGACGGACACTTCGTCGGCGCGTGGTCGGCGGCGCCCGCCCCGCCCGCCGAGAGCGGCCTCTCGGAGGAGGGGTTCGAGAACCGGACGGTTCGGCAGATGGTCAACCCGAGCGTCGGCGGGTCCGTCGCCCGCATCCGACTCACGAACCGGTACGGCGAGGACCCCGTCACCTTCGAGAAGGTCACCGTCGCGGACCGCGACGGCGGCGCGAGCGTCGTTCCGGGGTCGACGGAGACAGTGACGTTCGGCGGCGAGGAGTCCGTCTTCCTGCCGGCCGGTGCGGCCGTCTACAGCGACCCCGTGGAGTTCGACGTGAGCGCGGACGAGGACGTCGCCGTGAGTTTCTACGCGGTGGACGCGACGGGACCGGCGACGCGGCACCCCCTCGCCCTGAAGCAGACGTACTCGGCGCTCGGCAACTACACCGAGGCGTCCGACGGCGACGCCTTCGAGGAGGCGGCGACGTCGTGGTTCTTCCTGAAGGGGGTCGACGTTCGCGCCGACGAGGAGGTGGGAACCGTCGTCGCGTTGGGCGACTCCATCACCGATGGCTTCGCGTCGACGCCGGGCGCGGATCACCGATATCCGGACTACCTGGCCCGTCGGTTCGTCGCGAACGGCGTCGAGCGCTCCGTCGTCAACGCCGGCATCTCGGGGAACCGCGTGCTCTACGACTCCGTCTCCGGGACCGGGTTCGGCAACAACGCCCTCGCCCGCCTCGACCACGACGTCCTCGCCCAACCCGGCGTGACGGAGGTCATCCTTCTGGAGGGGATAAACGACATCGGCCAGTACCCGCCGGCCGTCGGCGCCGACCGCATCATCTTCGGGTTGAAACAGATAGCCCGGCAACTGCACGCGCACGATATCGACGTCTACGCGGGCACGCTGACGCCGACGCAGGGGGCGTCCTACGAGGAGGACTACGACAGCGCGGAGGCCGAGGCGCAACGACAGGCCGTCAACGAGTTCATCCGGACGACGGACGCGTTCGATGGCGTCGTCGACTTCGACGCGGCCCTGCGCGACCCGGACCACCCCGAGCGGATGCTGCCGAAGTACGACAGCGGCGACAACCTCCACCCCGGCGACGCCGGCTACCGCGCGATGGCCGAAGCGGTCGACCTCTCGCTGTTCGAGGACGGCGGGAAAGGGGAGAGCGGTCGGGAGGGCGAAGCCGAGGACGGGACCGAGAGCGAGGAATCTGACGGGACGACGGCCTCCGAGACCGAGTCGAACCGGAACTCGATGTCGACCCGGACGGCCCCGCCGGCCGAGTGA
- a CDS encoding valine--tRNA ligase, producing the protein MPSGEYDPETVEAKWQDRWVAEDTYAYAEDADAVDPDTAFSIDSPPPTVSGSLHWGHAYGFTLQDFVARFERMRGENVFFPFGFDDNGIASERLTEEELDVRHQDYDRREFQRMCREVCEEYEAEFAEKMQGLGISIDWEQTYQTISPEVQRTSQLSFIELYDEGREYRQRAPAIWCPECETAISQVETEDDEQDSHFHDIEFDVVDSAESFVISTTRPELLPACVAVFVHPDDEENEHLVGEEARIPLFGQEVPVIEDDRVDLETGSGIVMCCTFGDQTDIEWYQAHDLDLRIAIDESGTLTDVAGEYAGMSSAEAREAIVDDLEDDGALLDKRAITHTVNVHERCGTSVEFLVKDQWYVELLDKTDEYLEAGREMDWYPEKMFTRYKNWIEGLQWDWSISRQRSSGIPFPVWYCGECEHVVVAERENLPVDPLADDPPVDSCPECGHDEFVPENDVFDTWATSSLTPLINAGWDWDPEAGETTLERPELFQFDLRPQGHDIISFWLFHTVVKCYEHTGEVPFDSVMINGMVLDENREKMSKSKGNVVSPDEVVSKYPVDAARYWAAGSAVGDDLPYSEKGLRAGEKLIRKLWNASKLVESLTDEAPEEFDHDDLRALDRWLLAELDRERTRLTEKLENREFSKARDGLRSFFWNTFCDDYLEIAKQRVRESDDDAAKYTLQTAHRRFVKLFAPVLAHATEELWRDMYGEEADSVHRAAWPESLDVDADVAAGETAMAVVGALRKYKSDNQLSMNASVDRVQVYGDVHGFEEDISGVMHVEELETLDEEPQIESVVTGVDLDYSLVGPEFGSQVPDIEADIEAEEYEVVDGNLRAGGAELDPEMFTIEEERRYTGEGEMLEAGDAVVIVQHGD; encoded by the coding sequence ATGCCGAGCGGAGAATACGACCCCGAGACGGTCGAAGCGAAGTGGCAGGACAGGTGGGTTGCCGAGGACACGTACGCGTACGCCGAGGACGCGGACGCGGTAGACCCCGACACCGCCTTCTCCATCGACTCGCCGCCACCGACGGTCTCGGGCAGTCTGCACTGGGGCCACGCCTACGGCTTCACCCTGCAGGACTTCGTCGCTCGGTTCGAGCGCATGCGCGGGGAGAACGTCTTCTTCCCGTTCGGCTTCGACGACAACGGCATCGCCTCCGAGCGTCTGACCGAAGAGGAACTCGACGTCCGCCACCAGGACTACGACCGGCGGGAGTTCCAGCGGATGTGCCGGGAGGTCTGCGAGGAGTACGAGGCCGAATTCGCAGAGAAGATGCAGGGCCTCGGCATCTCCATCGACTGGGAGCAGACCTACCAGACCATCTCGCCGGAGGTCCAGCGCACCTCCCAACTCTCCTTCATCGAACTGTACGACGAGGGCCGGGAGTACCGCCAGCGCGCCCCGGCCATCTGGTGTCCCGAGTGCGAGACGGCCATCTCGCAGGTCGAAACCGAGGACGACGAGCAGGACAGCCACTTCCACGACATCGAGTTCGACGTCGTCGATTCGGCGGAGTCGTTCGTCATCTCGACGACGCGACCCGAACTCCTGCCCGCCTGCGTCGCCGTGTTCGTCCACCCCGACGACGAGGAGAACGAGCACCTCGTCGGCGAGGAGGCGCGGATTCCGCTGTTCGGACAGGAGGTGCCCGTCATCGAGGACGACCGCGTCGACCTCGAAACCGGGTCGGGCATCGTCATGTGCTGTACGTTCGGCGACCAAACCGACATCGAGTGGTATCAGGCGCACGACCTGGACCTCCGCATCGCCATCGACGAGTCGGGCACGCTGACCGACGTCGCGGGCGAGTACGCCGGGATGTCCTCGGCGGAGGCGCGCGAGGCCATCGTCGACGACTTAGAGGATGACGGAGCGCTCCTCGACAAACGCGCCATCACGCACACGGTGAACGTCCACGAGCGCTGCGGGACGAGCGTCGAGTTCCTCGTCAAGGACCAGTGGTACGTCGAACTCCTCGACAAGACCGACGAGTACCTCGAAGCCGGGAGGGAGATGGACTGGTACCCCGAGAAGATGTTCACGCGATACAAAAACTGGATCGAGGGGCTCCAGTGGGACTGGTCCATCTCCCGGCAGCGCTCCTCCGGGATTCCGTTCCCCGTCTGGTACTGCGGGGAGTGCGAACACGTCGTCGTCGCGGAGCGAGAGAATCTGCCGGTCGACCCCCTCGCGGACGACCCGCCGGTCGACTCGTGTCCCGAGTGCGGCCACGACGAGTTCGTCCCGGAGAACGACGTGTTCGACACGTGGGCCACCTCCTCTCTCACCCCCCTCATCAACGCCGGGTGGGACTGGGACCCGGAGGCCGGAGAGACGACGCTCGAACGGCCGGAACTGTTCCAGTTCGACCTGCGCCCGCAGGGCCACGACATCATCTCGTTTTGGCTGTTCCACACCGTCGTGAAGTGCTACGAGCACACCGGCGAGGTGCCGTTCGACAGCGTGATGATAAACGGGATGGTCCTCGACGAGAACCGCGAGAAGATGTCGAAGTCGAAGGGTAACGTCGTCTCGCCGGACGAAGTCGTCTCGAAGTACCCCGTCGACGCCGCGCGCTACTGGGCCGCGGGGTCGGCCGTCGGCGACGACCTGCCGTACTCCGAGAAGGGACTCCGCGCGGGCGAGAAACTCATCCGGAAGCTCTGGAACGCCTCGAAACTGGTCGAGAGCCTCACCGACGAGGCCCCCGAGGAGTTCGACCACGACGACCTCCGCGCACTCGATCGGTGGCTCCTCGCGGAGTTGGACCGCGAGCGAACGCGCCTCACGGAGAAACTGGAGAACCGCGAGTTCTCGAAGGCGCGCGACGGTCTCCGGAGTTTCTTCTGGAACACGTTCTGCGACGACTACCTCGAAATCGCCAAACAGCGGGTCCGCGAGTCGGACGACGACGCCGCGAAGTACACGCTTCAGACCGCGCACCGCCGCTTCGTCAAACTGTTCGCGCCCGTCCTCGCGCACGCCACGGAGGAGTTGTGGCGCGACATGTACGGCGAGGAGGCCGACAGCGTCCACCGCGCCGCATGGCCCGAGTCGCTCGACGTCGACGCCGACGTCGCGGCCGGCGAGACGGCGATGGCCGTCGTCGGCGCCCTCCGCAAGTACAAGAGCGACAACCAACTGTCGATGAACGCCTCCGTCGACCGCGTGCAGGTGTACGGCGACGTGCACGGCTTCGAGGAGGACATCAGCGGCGTGATGCACGTCGAGGAACTGGAGACCCTCGACGAAGAACCGCAGATAGAGTCGGTCGTCACCGGCGTCGACCTCGACTACTCCCTGGTCGGTCCCGAGTTCGGCTCGCAGGTGCCGGACATCGAGGCGGACATCGAAGCGGAGGAGTACGAAGTGGTCGACGGGAACCTCCGCGCCGGCGGCGCCGAACTCGACCCCGAGATGTTCACCATCGAGGAGGAGCGCCGGTACACCGGCGAGGGCGAGATGCTCGAAGCGGGCGACGCCGTCGTCATCGTTCAGCACGGCGACTGA
- a CDS encoding trans-sulfuration enzyme family protein, translating to MNDAEEQFETLAVTHGERGQRPAEGVEDVAVPVHLSSTYAVPDIDPDASLETLDPDAGEFLYSRLSNPTRNALEHRLGALCGAEHAFAFGSGTAAIVTAISAAVEPGDHVVAFDDLYGGTKSMLSRFFEDRLGVAVTLVDARDTEEVAAAMRPETTLVWMESPTNPLLRLCDVEAVAAVADEHGATFGVDNTFVGPYFQRPLELGADVVVHSTTKYLNGHSDSIGGALATNDAAFAEEVAFLQRVGMGNVLAPFDAYLTLRGLKTLPLRMEKHATNAQAVAEFLADHSAVSAVHYPGLDSHPQHDLAARQMSGYGGVLSVELATDLDGAARFVSELDHFPLAVSLGGVESLIEHPATMTHSPLSPSEREYLGITDSLLRISVGVEHEADLLSDLATGLDAL from the coding sequence ATGAACGATGCTGAGGAGCAGTTCGAGACGCTCGCGGTGACGCACGGCGAACGCGGACAGCGACCCGCCGAGGGCGTCGAGGACGTGGCCGTCCCCGTCCACCTCTCCTCGACGTACGCGGTGCCGGACATCGACCCGGACGCGTCGCTGGAGACGCTCGACCCCGACGCGGGCGAGTTCCTCTACTCGCGGCTGTCGAACCCGACGCGGAACGCGCTGGAACACCGCTTGGGGGCGCTCTGCGGGGCCGAGCACGCCTTCGCGTTCGGGTCCGGAACCGCGGCCATCGTGACCGCCATCTCGGCCGCCGTCGAACCCGGCGACCACGTCGTCGCCTTCGACGACCTGTACGGCGGCACGAAGTCGATGCTCTCGCGGTTCTTCGAGGACCGCCTCGGCGTGGCCGTCACGCTCGTCGACGCGCGCGACACCGAGGAAGTCGCGGCGGCGATGCGTCCGGAGACGACGCTCGTCTGGATGGAGTCGCCGACGAACCCCCTGCTCCGACTCTGCGACGTCGAGGCCGTCGCCGCCGTCGCGGACGAACACGGGGCGACGTTCGGCGTCGACAACACGTTCGTCGGGCCGTACTTCCAGCGACCGCTCGAACTCGGCGCCGACGTGGTGGTCCACTCGACGACGAAGTACCTCAACGGTCACTCCGACTCCATCGGCGGCGCACTCGCGACGAACGACGCGGCGTTCGCCGAGGAGGTGGCGTTCCTTCAACGCGTCGGCATGGGGAACGTGCTCGCGCCGTTCGACGCCTACCTCACCCTCCGCGGCCTGAAGACGCTCCCGCTCCGGATGGAGAAGCACGCCACGAACGCGCAGGCCGTCGCGGAGTTCCTCGCGGACCACTCGGCGGTGTCGGCGGTCCACTACCCCGGCCTCGACTCCCACCCGCAACACGACCTCGCGGCGCGGCAGATGTCGGGCTACGGCGGCGTCCTCTCCGTCGAGTTGGCGACGGATTTAGACGGCGCGGCGCGCTTCGTCTCCGAACTCGACCACTTCCCGCTGGCGGTCAGCCTCGGCGGCGTCGAGTCGCTGATCGAACACCCGGCGACGATGACGCACTCGCCGCTCTCGCCGTCCGAACGGGAGTACCTCGGCATCACCGACAGCCTCCTTCGAATCTCCGTCGGCGTCGAGCACGAGGCCGACCTGCTGTCGGACCTCGCGACCGGACTCGACGCCCTCTGA
- a CDS encoding phenylalanine--tRNA ligase beta subunit-related protein: MPVVDVHPDELRRLTGHEDKSDEAFKEDLFALGLEFEGETEEGAFQLEFGPDRLDRLSVEGVARSLRYQYGDDRGVYVPNTNSPDFTFVVDESVPEERPYVTGAVIRGVDLDEEGLDSLIQLQEKLHATMGRKRAKGAIGIHDLTMLKGDALREESGGNSITYRGVDPDGDTFVPLDGDREMTPAEVLEEHQTGQQYADLVSEYERYPAIYDELGLFSFPPVINGRRTEVSTESRELLVELTGTDQWTIDRMCNIVCYALAARGATIEEVEVEYESGTLPKPDFEVDTKRVSHDRIETMLGVEFERREVADLFERSGLDAELADDEADGDAGAGAGAGDDAPGHGADDGEEDDETVYEVSIPPYRVDVLHPLDLVDDVGRAYGFNELDPRYPNVGTVGGRHERSRLEDAARNSLVGLGFEDMLNFHMTSEAEIQDRMGVEAGSEVLGGGDPAEITGPYSEDYTVLRTWALPSLLMVLENNTHRAYPQDLAEIGLVAERDDSVNTRVKERRHVAAVLARHDATFEDAKARLQTLCRDFAVDLETPPTEHPSFIDGRAASVVIDGEDVGVVGEVHPKVLVEHDLELPVAAFEFDLDALR, from the coding sequence ATGCCCGTCGTCGACGTTCACCCCGACGAACTCAGACGGCTGACGGGCCACGAGGACAAATCCGACGAGGCGTTCAAGGAGGACCTCTTCGCCCTCGGCTTGGAGTTCGAGGGCGAGACCGAGGAGGGGGCGTTCCAACTGGAGTTCGGTCCCGACCGACTCGACCGCCTCTCCGTCGAGGGCGTCGCGCGGTCGCTGCGCTACCAGTACGGCGACGACCGCGGCGTCTACGTGCCGAACACGAACAGCCCCGACTTCACGTTCGTCGTCGACGAGAGCGTGCCCGAGGAGCGTCCGTACGTCACCGGCGCGGTGATTCGCGGCGTCGACCTCGACGAGGAGGGCCTCGACTCGCTCATCCAGCTTCAAGAAAAGCTGCACGCGACGATGGGCCGCAAGCGCGCGAAAGGCGCCATCGGCATCCACGACCTGACGATGCTCAAGGGCGACGCCCTGCGCGAGGAGTCGGGCGGGAACTCAATCACCTACCGCGGCGTCGACCCCGACGGCGACACGTTCGTCCCCCTCGACGGCGACCGGGAGATGACGCCCGCCGAAGTGCTCGAAGAGCACCAGACCGGACAGCAGTACGCCGACCTGGTGAGCGAGTACGAGCGCTACCCGGCCATCTACGACGAACTCGGTCTGTTCTCGTTCCCGCCAGTCATCAACGGCCGTCGGACGGAGGTGTCCACGGAGTCGCGCGAACTGCTCGTCGAACTGACGGGCACCGACCAGTGGACCATCGACCGGATGTGCAACATCGTCTGTTACGCGCTGGCGGCCCGCGGCGCGACCATCGAGGAGGTGGAAGTCGAGTACGAGTCGGGGACGCTCCCAAAGCCCGACTTCGAGGTGGACACCAAGCGCGTCTCCCACGACCGAATCGAGACGATGCTCGGCGTCGAGTTCGAACGGCGGGAGGTCGCCGACCTGTTCGAGCGCTCCGGATTGGACGCCGAACTCGCGGACGACGAGGCCGACGGGGACGCCGGCGCCGGTGCCGGTGCCGGTGACGACGCACCCGGCCACGGGGCGGACGATGGCGAGGAGGACGATGAGACCGTCTACGAGGTGTCGATTCCGCCGTACCGCGTCGACGTGCTTCACCCCTTGGACCTCGTCGACGACGTAGGTCGGGCGTACGGCTTCAACGAACTCGACCCGCGCTACCCGAACGTCGGCACGGTCGGCGGGCGACACGAGCGCTCCCGACTGGAGGACGCCGCCCGAAACTCGCTCGTCGGACTGGGCTTCGAGGACATGCTCAACTTCCACATGACGAGCGAGGCGGAGATTCAGGACCGAATGGGCGTCGAGGCCGGGTCGGAGGTGCTCGGCGGCGGCGACCCCGCCGAAATCACGGGGCCGTACAGCGAGGACTACACCGTCCTGCGGACGTGGGCGCTCCCGTCGCTGCTGATGGTGCTGGAGAACAACACCCACCGGGCGTACCCGCAGGACTTGGCCGAAATCGGCCTCGTCGCCGAACGGGACGACTCGGTGAACACCCGCGTGAAGGAACGCCGGCACGTCGCGGCCGTCCTCGCCCGGCACGACGCGACGTTCGAGGACGCGAAGGCCCGACTGCAGACGCTCTGCCGTGACTTCGCGGTCGACTTGGAGACGCCGCCGACCGAACACCCCTCCTTCATCGACGGCCGGGCGGCGAGCGTCGTAATCGACGGCGAGGACGTCGGCGTCGTCGGGGAAGTTCATCCGAAGGTACTGGTCGAACACGACCTCGAACTGCCCGTCGCGGCGTTCGAGTTCGACCTCGACGCACTCCGGTAA
- a CDS encoding phenylalanine--tRNA ligase subunit alpha has protein sequence MRVPESQLAVLNAASATDAQTIERLADETGLKPETVTQAAFELRDDGYVAVEERTDVEYELTEEGREYVADGLPEVRLYRAAVEAGAADDPVPMGQVIGASGLGGPEVDIALANFGRKGYGEIDSGELSADADADAGSDPESTVLAALADGDGIENADESTLEQLVSRNLLDRREETVRSVTLTDEGVTLLMEGVEAAETVDRLTPEMLTSGEWEDVEFTEYNVEADAAEARGGKTHILRQTADRVKDVLVGMGFQEMEGPHADADFWINDCLFMPQDHPARTHWDRFALDVPPIEELPEDLVDRVEDAHRRGVGPDGDGYHSPWSEDFARAIALRGHTTSLSMRYLSGHEVGELEPPQRYFSVEKVYRNDTLDPTHLLEFYQIEGWVMADDLSVRDLMGTFEEFYAQFGITDIQFKPHYNPYTEPSFELFGRHPETGELIEIGNSGMFRDEVLEPLGVECDVMAWGLALERLLMLMYGFDDIRDVHGTMSDIELLRETEVLR, from the coding sequence ATGAGAGTACCCGAATCACAGCTCGCGGTGTTGAACGCCGCGAGCGCGACGGACGCACAGACCATCGAACGCCTCGCCGACGAGACGGGCCTGAAACCGGAGACGGTGACGCAGGCCGCCTTCGAACTGCGAGACGACGGGTATGTCGCCGTCGAGGAGCGAACCGACGTCGAGTACGAACTCACCGAAGAGGGACGCGAGTACGTCGCGGACGGCCTCCCAGAGGTGCGACTCTACCGCGCCGCCGTCGAGGCGGGCGCGGCCGACGACCCCGTCCCGATGGGGCAGGTCATCGGCGCGTCGGGCCTTGGCGGTCCGGAAGTCGACATCGCCCTCGCGAACTTCGGGCGGAAGGGCTACGGCGAGATAGACAGCGGCGAACTCTCGGCCGACGCCGACGCGGACGCCGGGAGCGACCCCGAGTCGACGGTTCTGGCCGCCCTCGCCGACGGCGACGGTATCGAGAACGCGGACGAGTCGACCCTGGAACAACTCGTCTCGCGCAACCTCCTCGACCGCCGCGAGGAGACGGTCCGCTCGGTGACGCTCACCGACGAGGGCGTCACGCTCCTCATGGAGGGCGTCGAGGCCGCCGAAACGGTCGACCGACTCACCCCGGAGATGCTCACGTCCGGTGAGTGGGAGGACGTGGAGTTCACCGAGTACAACGTCGAGGCCGACGCGGCGGAGGCGCGCGGCGGGAAGACGCACATCCTCAGACAGACCGCCGATAGGGTGAAGGACGTCCTGGTCGGCATGGGCTTTCAGGAGATGGAGGGGCCGCACGCCGACGCGGACTTCTGGATCAACGACTGCCTGTTCATGCCGCAGGACCACCCCGCCAGAACCCACTGGGACCGCTTCGCCCTCGACGTGCCGCCCATCGAGGAGTTGCCCGAGGACTTAGTCGATAGAGTCGAGGACGCCCACCGTCGCGGCGTCGGCCCGGACGGCGACGGTTACCACTCGCCGTGGTCGGAGGACTTCGCGCGGGCAATCGCCCTCCGCGGACACACCACCTCGCTGTCGATGCGCTACCTCTCGGGGCACGAGGTTGGCGAGTTGGAACCTCCGCAGCGGTATTTCTCCGTCGAGAAGGTGTACCGCAACGACACTTTGGACCCGACCCACCTCTTGGAGTTCTACCAGATAGAGGGCTGGGTGATGGCCGACGACCTCTCGGTGCGCGACCTGATGGGCACCTTCGAGGAGTTCTACGCGCAGTTCGGAATTACGGATATCCAGTTCAAACCGCACTACAACCCCTACACGGAGCCGTCCTTCGAGTTGTTCGGACGGCACCCCGAGACGGGCGAACTGATCGAAATCGGGAACTCGGGAATGTTCCGCGACGAGGTGCTCGAACCGCTCGGAGTGGAGTGCGACGTGATGGCGTGGGGCCTCGCCCTCGAACGACTACTGATGCTCATGTACGGCTTCGACGATATCCGCGACGTGCACGGGACGATGTCGGACATCGAACTGCTGCGGGAGACGGAGGTGCTCAGATAA
- a CDS encoding amphi-Trp domain-containing protein, with protein MVSKTLNAEKLSREETADRLRALADAIEGNDDDADVRVGNKQITLRPRSSVGYEIGVRERSSVLRGSRESVTVTLEWKARKD; from the coding sequence ATGGTCAGCAAGACGCTCAACGCCGAGAAACTCTCCCGAGAGGAGACGGCCGATCGACTGCGAGCGCTCGCGGACGCCATCGAGGGCAACGACGACGACGCCGACGTTCGCGTCGGGAACAAACAGATAACGCTCCGTCCGCGCTCCTCGGTCGGGTACGAAATCGGCGTTCGAGAGCGGTCGTCCGTGCTCCGCGGCAGTCGCGAGAGCGTGACCGTGACGCTGGAGTGGAAGGCGCGCAAGGACTGA
- a CDS encoding SRPBCC domain-containing protein, whose translation MRTIRTEREIAAPAGAVWEVLTDLSAYREWNPHVVDAGGRLREGETVEIRVSRGGGRARALPVRVTEVDPPRTLSWVGRVLAAPLFEGRHTFELHELGERRTRLVNRETATGLLVPLLVAADAEADYEAMNDALAARVEARVEESGNDGGRGTGAA comes from the coding sequence GTGCGAACGATACGAACGGAACGAGAGATAGCGGCCCCGGCGGGAGCGGTGTGGGAGGTGCTGACCGACCTGTCGGCGTACCGCGAGTGGAACCCGCACGTCGTCGACGCCGGCGGGCGACTCCGCGAGGGAGAGACGGTGGAGATTCGCGTCTCCCGCGGCGGCGGCCGGGCGCGGGCGCTTCCGGTGCGCGTGACGGAGGTCGACCCGCCGCGGACGCTGTCGTGGGTCGGCCGCGTCCTCGCCGCGCCCCTGTTCGAGGGGCGACACACCTTCGAGTTGCACGAACTCGGGGAGCGACGAACGCGGCTGGTGAACCGCGAGACTGCGACGGGGTTGCTGGTACCCCTGCTCGTCGCTGCGGACGCCGAGGCGGACTACGAGGCCATGAACGACGCGCTGGCCGCGAGGGTCGAGGCACGGGTCGAAGAGAGCGGCAACGACGGCGGTCGGGGAACGGGGGCGGCGTGA